GGGTAGCAGCACCGTCATTAATTCCTGAGGAATTAGCAGCAGTAACAGTCCCCTCCGGTTTAAAGGCTGGCCGTAAACAAGAGATCGTTTCATAACTGGTTCCCTTACGCGGATATTCATCCTGAGAAATCAGCGTTGTTTCTTTTTTCTTGTTCGTAACGGGGACACTCACGATCTCCTCAACGAATTTTCCAGCTTCGATGGCTGCCTGACAGCGTTCCTGACTCTGTACGGCATAGCAATCTTGCGTCTCACGTGAGATGTCATACTTTTCGGAAAGATTTTCAGCCGTAATCCCCATGTGACAGTCGTAAAAGGCATCCCACAAGGCATCGTGAATCATCGAATCCACCAACTGCTGATTTCCCATCCGGTAACCACTGCGGGCTCCCTGCAGCAGATAGGGAGCATTACTCATGCTTTCCATGCCCCCTGCCAGTACAACGCGTGCATTGCCACACAGAATCGACTGCACACCCAGTGCAACTGATTTTAACCCCGAACCACACACCATATTCACCGTGGTGGCTGGTACACCGAACGGCATCCCTGCGTTGAGCGCCACCTGCCGAGCCGGGTTCATGCCACACCCGGCAGTAAATACCTGTCCCAGGAAAACTTCATCGACCTGAGCGGCACTCAGTTGCCCACGTTTCAATGTTTCCTTTGCGGCAATCGTGCCGAGGTTGACTGCTGAAAGATCTTTAAAAACGCCATTAAATGAGCCGACCGGCGTGCGGGCGGCACTTAAAACGGCAACTCTTGTCTGTTTCTGCTGAGTCATGATTCCTCACTCTGATATAAATCGCGTAATTTCCGTCGCATCACCTTATTGGATGCTGTACGGGGCAGCAGTTCAATTTCTCGGACGGCATGTATTTTGAAAAGAGGGTTGAGCTGACTGCGAATGATCTGCTGCATCCTCTGCAGTAGCTCTTCTGAAACAAATGTGACTCCATCTTGCATAACCACAAAGATCACCAGTTGGCCTGGGCCTCCTCCGGGAGGCGAAACTGCGATGGCAGCGACTTCTCTCACTCCTGAAGTTTGAGTCAACAACTCTTCAATTTGAACAGAGCTAACCTTGATCCCTCCCAGATTCATGGCATCATCGACACGCCCGTGCGCCCGAAAGTAGCCGCCGGGCAATGCTTCAATCTGGTCCCCATGACGACGGAGTGTCTGTCCTTGTGGACCAGCAGAGAGATCAGCAAAATAGACTTCATGATGGTCCCGGTTGATCAATCGCGTCGAAAGGCCAATCACTGGAGGCACAAAGAAGACTTCGCCGTTGGTTGTTGCTTCACCAGATTCATTCAATAACAGCCATTCAAAACCGAGCGCCGGACAGGAGAACAGACCGGGAACTCCTGGCTTCATCACTGTTCCAGTAATGTAACCTCCGCCGGTCTCTGTTCCACCACAATATTCAATCACCGGTCGATAGCCAGCACGTGACATTAACCACAGCATATCCTCAGAATTAGAACACTCTCCGGTCGAGCTGAAGACCTTGATCTGCGACCAGTCCAGTCCCGCTGTCGCATCCTGACTTCGCCAGACGGAAACGATGCTCGGCACAAGCCCCAGCATATTGACACCTGCATTCTGTACGAATTCACAAAACCGACGGCTGGTGGGCACGGCGTCTGACAAAGCAATTGAGGCATCATTGATCAGCGAGGCATACACAAGCCAGGGGCCCATCATCCAACCCAGATTCGTCGGCCAGCAGACTACATCACCACAATGGATATCATGATGCAGATACCCGTCCCCCGCTGATTTAATCGGCGTGGTCTGATCCCAGGGGATTCCTTTCGGGTTACCCGTTGTTCCTGAAGAAAACAGAATCGTCGCCTCATCATGAGGTAGACGAGGCACACAAGTCAGCTCCGAATTTGT
The sequence above is a segment of the Gimesia algae genome. Coding sequences within it:
- a CDS encoding acetyl-CoA C-acetyltransferase, encoding MTQQKQTRVAVLSAARTPVGSFNGVFKDLSAVNLGTIAAKETLKRGQLSAAQVDEVFLGQVFTAGCGMNPARQVALNAGMPFGVPATTVNMVCGSGLKSVALGVQSILCGNARVVLAGGMESMSNAPYLLQGARSGYRMGNQQLVDSMIHDALWDAFYDCHMGITAENLSEKYDISRETQDCYAVQSQERCQAAIEAGKFVEEIVSVPVTNKKKETTLISQDEYPRKGTSYETISCLRPAFKPEGTVTAANSSGINDGAATLLIAEESFVTEHDLQPLAWIRAFSNVGLDPQFMGMGPAYAIEALLKEEKLSLAGIDLLEVNEAFAAQTLAVGKSLSWKEERVNVNGGAIALGHPLGASGARIAVSLIHEMQKRSAQRGIASLCIGGGMGIAMLFEAA
- a CDS encoding AMP-binding protein, whose product is MEIPTAALIDCGLPEEEANQLVDLLGQIPVQSDVELWRFLAEEVLTPEIPFSIHQYLYQQVFEQRISHGEPAPAWIPGERERDGSHLAAWAADLKLDGFDAVYDWSISNREEFTTKLIDSLRIQFQKRPQKIMDLNAGVEQVDWLRDATLNIVESCLRDKSEETAILFQRTTDEVQRLSYRELRDLTAQVANGLTEAGIEPGERVAVMLPMTPESVAIFLGIIAAGCVVVTIADSFSAEEMQVRLKITTPQMIFIQDVITRNGRQLPLYAKLESLPELPAVVLSESESESLEVSLRESDQLWSEFLSTNSELTCVPRLPHDEATILFSSGTTGNPKGIPWDQTTPIKSAGDGYLHHDIHCGDVVCWPTNLGWMMGPWLVYASLINDASIALSDAVPTSRRFCEFVQNAGVNMLGLVPSIVSVWRSQDATAGLDWSQIKVFSSTGECSNSEDMLWLMSRAGYRPVIEYCGGTETGGGYITGTVMKPGVPGLFSCPALGFEWLLLNESGEATTNGEVFFVPPVIGLSTRLINRDHHEVYFADLSAGPQGQTLRRHGDQIEALPGGYFRAHGRVDDAMNLGGIKVSSVQIEELLTQTSGVREVAAIAVSPPGGGPGQLVIFVVMQDGVTFVSEELLQRMQQIIRSQLNPLFKIHAVREIELLPRTASNKVMRRKLRDLYQSEES